One window of Paenibacillus sp. FSL K6-3182 genomic DNA carries:
- a CDS encoding metalloregulator ArsR/SmtB family transcription factor — protein sequence MSNNIFEVLSEPHRRSMLDLLRIRERSVGELVDKCQLSQPGVSKHLRVLREAGLVEVRSVSQKNIYSLRPEPLQEVDKWLESYRHFWSSKLDDLQSFLDQEEE from the coding sequence ATGAGTAATAATATATTTGAAGTTTTGTCGGAACCACACAGACGGTCTATGCTGGATCTATTGCGCATTCGCGAGCGTTCAGTTGGGGAACTTGTAGATAAGTGTCAATTGAGTCAACCGGGCGTTTCCAAGCATCTAAGAGTATTGCGAGAAGCTGGATTGGTTGAGGTACGATCTGTATCCCAAAAAAACATCTATTCCTTACGCCCAGAGCCGCTTCAAGAAGTCGATAAGTGGCTGGAGTCATATCGTCATTTCTGGTCCAGCAAGCTTGACGATCTCCAGTCCTTCCTTGATCAAGAGGAAGAATAG
- a CDS encoding SRPBCC family protein translates to MDGKLLQYEGRSVVRFERYLNHPIEKVWRALTSPTQIVNWLTAHAEFDLIVNGKITFLWENGDLVHGKFTMVNPPNELEYTWIEKSSGESVVRWELHDDDKGCHLHLTHTFYESAEVADFLAGWHVHLDMIDMILHEKQVDFPSDRFKDLRKKYDSIMN, encoded by the coding sequence ATGGACGGTAAACTTCTACAATATGAAGGAAGAAGTGTGGTTCGGTTCGAGCGTTATCTAAATCATCCGATAGAAAAAGTATGGAGGGCGTTAACTAGTCCCACTCAGATTGTCAATTGGTTAACTGCGCATGCTGAATTTGATTTGATCGTTAACGGAAAGATTACATTTCTTTGGGAGAATGGGGATCTGGTACATGGAAAGTTCACTATGGTCAATCCCCCAAATGAGCTCGAGTACACTTGGATAGAGAAGTCTTCAGGAGAATCAGTGGTTCGATGGGAGCTGCATGACGATGATAAAGGATGCCATCTTCACCTGACTCATACGTTTTACGAGTCCGCTGAAGTTGCTGATTTTCTGGCAGGCTGGCATGTGCATCTAGACATGATTGATATGATTCTTCATGAAAAGCAGGTCGACTTCCCTTCGGATCGTTTTAAAGACTTGCGCAAGAAATATGATTCGATAATGAATTGA
- a CDS encoding FAD-binding protein, giving the protein MENNRNWAGNYRYSASELHVPETLEQIQEIVARSNRIKTLGTRHSFNGIADCNENLISLQKFNRILALDTKHNKVTVEGGIRYGDLCQYLYEFGYALHNLASLPHITIAGASQTATHGSGDQNANLASAIHSMEVVKADGNKVVFSRDQQDGHFAGAVVGLGGLGVITKITLDIIPTFQMSQYVFDHLPLVQLKDHFDEIFSSAYSVSLFTDWKTSTFNQVWQKRKLPDLEHDEVESEFFGAKLASVPRHPVPGYSAENCSEQLGIPGPWHERLPHFRMDFTPSAGEELQSEYFVPRKDAYQALCAIDRIRDFISPHLYVSEVRTIAEDNLWMSPCYKQESVAFHFTWKADWEAVRQILPMIEEQIAPFHARPHWAKLFATPPAHLQSLYEKLPDFRQLLLQNDPQGKFCNDFLKNYIMEKR; this is encoded by the coding sequence ATGGAAAATAATCGAAATTGGGCAGGTAACTATAGGTATAGCGCATCCGAACTCCATGTTCCGGAAACATTGGAGCAAATACAAGAAATAGTAGCACGTAGCAATCGAATTAAGACACTTGGCACTCGTCATTCGTTCAATGGAATCGCTGATTGTAACGAGAACCTAATTTCTCTACAAAAGTTTAACCGAATCCTTGCATTAGATACTAAACACAATAAGGTTACAGTCGAGGGAGGGATTAGATACGGAGATCTGTGTCAATATCTGTATGAATTCGGTTATGCTTTGCACAACTTGGCTTCGTTGCCCCATATTACAATAGCAGGCGCATCCCAAACGGCCACACATGGTTCCGGTGACCAGAATGCTAATCTTGCTTCGGCGATTCATTCCATGGAAGTTGTCAAAGCAGATGGGAATAAGGTCGTATTCTCCCGTGATCAACAAGATGGGCACTTTGCTGGTGCGGTAGTGGGGCTTGGAGGGCTCGGGGTGATTACGAAAATCACTCTAGATATAATCCCCACATTCCAGATGAGTCAATATGTATTTGATCATTTGCCTTTAGTTCAACTTAAAGATCATTTTGACGAAATATTCTCTAGCGCTTATAGTGTTAGTCTTTTTACGGATTGGAAAACGTCTACATTCAATCAAGTCTGGCAAAAGCGTAAGTTACCAGATCTTGAACACGATGAAGTGGAATCTGAATTTTTTGGCGCCAAGCTCGCAAGTGTACCACGACATCCAGTGCCAGGTTATTCCGCAGAGAATTGCAGTGAGCAGCTTGGTATTCCGGGGCCATGGCATGAAAGGCTACCGCACTTCCGCATGGATTTCACGCCAAGTGCCGGAGAGGAACTACAGAGTGAATATTTTGTGCCGCGCAAAGATGCCTATCAAGCACTATGTGCGATTGACCGGATACGTGATTTCATATCGCCACATCTTTATGTGTCAGAAGTTCGTACGATTGCAGAAGACAATTTGTGGATGAGTCCTTGTTATAAGCAGGAATCCGTTGCTTTTCACTTTACATGGAAGGCGGATTGGGAGGCGGTCCGACAAATCCTTCCGATGATCGAGGAACAAATTGCGCCTTTCCATGCTCGCCCACATTGGGCAAAGCTGTTTGCCACGCCGCCTGCCCATCTTCAATCATTATATGAGAAGTTGCCTGACTTTCGGCAATTACTACTTCAGAACGACCCTCAAGGAAAGTTTTGCAACGACTTCTTAAAAAACTACATTATGGAGAAACGTTAA
- a CDS encoding DUF5412 family protein yields MKKRYAFLLFIAISILLLIGYNRYFYSFQALNNNAVIFSGPTKSPNGEYNASAYYIPYGGAAGDVLYIVEVEETQTGKKKTIYSSNHKDVFSMNWKSAEVLKIKNESPEYNDHRNIELNVKSDIYEESGAACRSLLLKGKFENCYKADDIQVPLILKMIGF; encoded by the coding sequence ATGAAAAAAAGATATGCTTTCTTGCTATTTATAGCAATCAGTATTTTATTATTAATAGGGTATAATAGATACTTTTATAGTTTTCAAGCTCTTAATAATAATGCTGTCATATTCAGTGGTCCGACCAAATCTCCGAATGGTGAATATAATGCAAGTGCATATTATATCCCTTATGGTGGCGCAGCAGGTGACGTTTTGTATATTGTCGAGGTTGAAGAAACCCAAACGGGCAAGAAAAAAACGATTTATTCAAGCAATCATAAAGACGTTTTTTCTATGAATTGGAAATCCGCAGAAGTTCTTAAAATTAAGAATGAAAGTCCGGAATATAATGACCATAGGAATATAGAGTTAAATGTGAAGTCCGATATTTATGAAGAATCTGGAGCAGCATGTCGAAGTCTATTGTTAAAAGGAAAGTTTGAAAATTGTTATAAGGCCGATGACATTCAGGTGCCATTAATTCTTAAAATGATTGGTTTCTGA
- a CDS encoding glycosyltransferase family 39 protein, whose protein sequence is MRTTLFIIIILVFSISTASVLLYGDHFLIGSYDKQNNDDVKYVNSAKILLNKHTITYNSGDEPSAFIMPGMPVVLAGLMLIFGQGDGGVVAFRVLMAALQAFSIYLIFIAANQLFNSRAAIIASIATALYLPDYFSSGAILSETMFRTLFILLICFSLLALRRQETRYYIISAAIVGLACYFKPHAVLFPVVWFILWLVKKISWKIIVKYTAVISLTMILLLSPWWIRNYVTFDKFIPFTQSAGNPMLLGALINNEAPSKAFFDTHLEYEGISENLFAGSDAAQAETAQKIVSFGFKNQPLKYLKWYTIDKVLGLYAAPYYWKTVFGVNIWIAGIYHVVFMLLGAAGLLIALKRAFRQKEIAYLFLLLSLAYFTVIYIPFVAFNRYGYPNVFLFFMSAGFFIDWAIAKYQSTSVKNNVTANL, encoded by the coding sequence ATGCGCACTACTTTATTCATTATTATCATTCTCGTTTTTTCGATTAGCACCGCATCTGTTCTGTTGTATGGCGATCACTTTCTCATTGGGTCATATGATAAACAAAATAATGACGACGTTAAATATGTAAATAGCGCTAAAATTTTATTGAATAAGCACACGATTACTTATAACAGCGGCGATGAGCCGTCAGCTTTCATCATGCCAGGAATGCCAGTTGTACTGGCAGGTCTCATGCTCATCTTCGGACAAGGAGATGGAGGGGTTGTGGCATTCCGAGTTCTAATGGCAGCCCTGCAGGCGTTCTCGATTTATTTGATTTTTATAGCGGCTAATCAGCTGTTTAATAGTAGAGCAGCTATAATAGCCAGCATCGCAACAGCGCTTTATTTGCCCGATTATTTTTCTTCAGGCGCCATTTTGTCGGAGACAATGTTCCGCACGCTGTTCATATTGCTTATTTGCTTTAGCCTTCTTGCTTTAAGGAGACAAGAAACAAGGTATTACATTATTTCGGCCGCTATTGTTGGGCTAGCATGTTATTTCAAACCGCATGCGGTGCTTTTTCCCGTTGTCTGGTTCATTTTATGGCTTGTGAAAAAGATATCTTGGAAAATTATAGTGAAGTATACTGCAGTTATTTCGTTAACGATGATTCTTTTGCTATCTCCATGGTGGATACGGAATTACGTCACATTTGATAAATTCATTCCATTCACACAGTCAGCAGGCAATCCGATGTTATTAGGCGCTCTTATTAACAACGAGGCACCTTCAAAGGCCTTCTTCGACACCCATCTAGAATACGAGGGCATCAGTGAAAATCTATTTGCAGGCTCAGACGCTGCTCAAGCCGAAACGGCACAAAAAATTGTAAGCTTCGGCTTTAAAAATCAACCATTAAAATACTTGAAATGGTATACGATTGATAAAGTACTTGGATTATATGCGGCTCCTTATTATTGGAAAACGGTATTTGGTGTAAATATTTGGATCGCGGGCATCTACCATGTCGTATTTATGCTATTGGGAGCAGCAGGTTTACTGATTGCGCTTAAGCGAGCCTTCCGGCAAAAGGAGATTGCTTATTTGTTTTTATTACTTTCATTGGCTTACTTTACTGTGATCTATATTCCCTTTGTCGCATTCAATAGGTATGGTTACCCGAATGTGTTTCTTTTCTTTATGAGCGCAGGTTTTTTTATCGACTGGGCGATTGCAAAGTATCAAAGTACGAGTGTGAAAAATAATGTCACTGCCAACCTTTAA
- a CDS encoding DinB family protein — protein MKTIQKMYEHLNWANQRILETLQNVENEDQLVRLFSHILNAEQVWIARIRGMDSSQMPIWSDGDLESCAKLIKQNEESFKNILTELTYADLDNLVSYSNSKGKEFVTSTRDILTHVALHGQYHRGQINLRIRANGFEPVNIDYINFVR, from the coding sequence ATGAAAACAATTCAAAAGATGTATGAACATCTAAACTGGGCAAATCAACGTATTCTAGAAACTTTGCAAAATGTAGAAAACGAGGATCAACTGGTGCGGTTATTTTCTCATATTCTAAATGCCGAACAAGTTTGGATTGCAAGAATAAGAGGGATGGACAGTTCACAAATGCCTATCTGGTCAGATGGTGATCTAGAATCCTGTGCAAAACTTATTAAACAAAATGAAGAAAGCTTCAAAAATATTCTCACTGAACTCACATACGCTGACTTAGATAACTTAGTATCATATTCAAACAGTAAAGGTAAAGAGTTTGTAACTTCCACACGAGATATTTTAACTCATGTAGCACTACATGGTCAGTATCATCGAGGACAAATTAATTTACGAATTCGAGCAAATGGTTTTGAACCCGTCAACATTGATTATATTAATTTTGTGAGATAG
- a CDS encoding GNAT family protein — MFPILETERLQLREIVKEDAHSIFRCFSNHDVTRYYGQDTLTNIEQAEPFIAFFAQSYQENRGIRWGIEIKGKKEMIGTIGFNVLSLKHKRAEIGYELHPDYWGNGYATEAISKVITYGFSELGLTRIGAIVFIENKKSNQLLKKLGFEKEGILKNYMYQNGVAYDTNIYSLIK, encoded by the coding sequence GTGTTTCCGATTCTAGAGACAGAAAGATTGCAATTGAGAGAAATCGTTAAAGAAGATGCTCATAGCATCTTTCGTTGCTTTTCCAATCATGATGTGACACGATATTATGGACAAGATACGTTAACAAATATCGAACAAGCAGAACCGTTCATTGCGTTTTTCGCTCAAAGCTACCAAGAAAATCGAGGCATTCGATGGGGCATTGAAATAAAAGGTAAAAAAGAAATGATCGGGACCATCGGTTTTAATGTTTTGTCTTTAAAACATAAGAGAGCTGAGATAGGCTATGAGCTTCATCCTGATTATTGGGGAAATGGATATGCAACAGAAGCCATTTCAAAAGTTATAACATATGGTTTTAGCGAACTTGGGTTAACTCGTATTGGCGCGATTGTTTTTATTGAAAATAAAAAATCCAATCAATTATTAAAAAAACTAGGTTTTGAAAAAGAGGGAATCTTGAAAAACTATATGTATCAAAATGGTGTTGCCTATGATACAAACATTTACTCTTTGATAAAGTGA